From the genome of Rathayibacter sp. VKM Ac-2759, one region includes:
- a CDS encoding DUF1905 domain-containing protein, translating to MELEFEGVVVFWRGPAPWHFVSVPGEQAGAIASVAAHVTYGWGMIPATVTLGASTWTTSLWPKDGGFLVPIKTAVRRAEDVEVDSVVRLRLVIAS from the coding sequence GTGGAACTCGAGTTCGAGGGCGTCGTCGTCTTCTGGCGGGGGCCGGCGCCCTGGCACTTCGTGAGCGTGCCGGGCGAGCAGGCGGGGGCGATCGCCTCCGTCGCCGCGCACGTCACGTACGGCTGGGGCATGATCCCGGCGACGGTGACGCTCGGGGCGAGCACCTGGACGACGTCGCTCTGGCCGAAGGACGGCGGCTTCCTCGTGCCGATCAAGACCGCCGTGCGCCGCGCGGAGGACGTCGAGGTCGACTCCGTGGTGCGACTGCGGCTCGTCATCGCGTCGTGA
- a CDS encoding ATP-dependent Clp protease ATP-binding subunit: MPDNFNEAGASSFDDFLARYLDGERARAARSIDLSRFLTARTQSILQAAGRFTLERGQTELDALHVLRVLVDDEAVAQAVQRIGVDPAAIATATEARLPQASEAGASQNAATITNSAQRALFHAYQVARSSGSTYIDPEHVFFALVLGQDAPAGQVLARAGVTAEALTQGMRETVPAGVSPEEPAAAASETPMLDKFGTDLTELAREGRLDPVIGRADEIEQTVEILSRRTKNNPVLVGEAGVGKTAIVEGLARAIVAGEVPEQLRGKRVVSLDLPAMLAGTRYRGDFEERLTTTMDEIAAHAAELIVFIDEIHTVVGAGGAGEGGMDAGNILKPRLARGELHLVGATTLKEYRTIEKDPALERRFQPVRVGEPGIEDAVAILHGLRPAYEEHHRVSFTDEALRASVELSARYLTDRVLPDKAIDLIDQAGARLRLTLGAGVDTTALLARLATLEADKNAAVSAEHYEEASRLRDEIVAVQTELDAATGHATPEAVVGETEIAAVVARATGIPVSRLTEGERDRLAHLETELHQRVIGQDDAVTAVARAVRRSRTGLGDASRPVGSFLFLGPTGVGKTELARTLAGSLFADEQSVIRLDMSEFGERHTVSRLVGAPPGYVGYDEAGQLTERVRRNPYSVVLFDEIEKAHPDVFNLLLQVLDDGRLTDGQGRTVDFRNTVIIMTSNLGSEFLASRSGALGFVAQSDASAEGFASEKDLRDRVMGRLREAMRPEFLNRIDEIVLFRRLGREQLREIVSIVLDATRARLASREVSLEVTESAIDWLAEHGYEPQYGARPLRRLVQRSVDDRIADLFVSGDVTDGGAVRVDAVGGELIVTSAAQLPLAA; this comes from the coding sequence TTGCCCGACAACTTCAATGAGGCCGGAGCGAGCTCGTTCGACGACTTCCTCGCCCGCTACCTCGACGGTGAGCGCGCTCGCGCGGCGCGCTCGATCGACCTCAGCCGTTTCCTCACCGCGCGCACCCAGAGCATCCTGCAGGCCGCGGGACGCTTCACCCTCGAGCGCGGCCAGACCGAGCTCGACGCCCTGCACGTGCTGCGGGTCCTCGTCGACGACGAGGCCGTCGCACAGGCCGTCCAGCGCATCGGCGTCGACCCGGCTGCCATCGCGACCGCCACCGAGGCGCGCCTTCCGCAGGCGTCCGAGGCCGGCGCCTCGCAGAACGCCGCGACCATCACGAACAGCGCCCAGCGCGCCCTCTTCCACGCCTACCAGGTGGCCCGTTCGAGCGGCTCGACCTACATCGACCCCGAGCACGTCTTCTTCGCGCTCGTCCTCGGTCAGGACGCGCCCGCCGGCCAGGTGCTGGCCCGTGCCGGAGTGACGGCCGAGGCCCTCACGCAGGGCATGCGCGAGACGGTGCCGGCCGGCGTCTCCCCGGAGGAGCCCGCCGCGGCCGCGTCCGAGACCCCGATGCTCGACAAGTTCGGCACCGACCTGACCGAGCTCGCCCGCGAGGGCCGGCTCGACCCGGTGATCGGCCGCGCCGACGAGATCGAGCAGACCGTCGAGATCCTCAGCCGCCGCACCAAGAACAACCCGGTGCTGGTCGGCGAGGCCGGCGTCGGCAAGACCGCGATCGTCGAGGGGCTGGCCCGCGCGATCGTCGCGGGGGAGGTCCCGGAGCAGCTGCGCGGCAAGCGCGTCGTCTCGCTGGATCTGCCGGCGATGCTCGCGGGCACCCGCTACCGCGGCGACTTCGAGGAGCGCCTCACCACGACGATGGACGAGATCGCCGCCCACGCGGCCGAGCTCATCGTGTTCATCGACGAGATCCACACCGTCGTCGGCGCCGGCGGCGCGGGCGAGGGCGGCATGGACGCGGGCAACATCCTCAAGCCCCGCCTGGCCCGCGGCGAGCTGCACCTGGTCGGTGCGACGACGCTGAAGGAGTACCGCACCATCGAGAAGGACCCGGCGCTCGAGCGCCGCTTCCAGCCTGTGCGCGTGGGGGAGCCGGGTATCGAGGACGCCGTCGCGATCCTGCACGGCCTCCGCCCCGCCTACGAGGAGCACCACCGCGTGTCCTTCACCGACGAGGCCCTCCGCGCCTCCGTCGAGCTCTCCGCCCGCTACCTCACCGATCGCGTGCTGCCCGACAAGGCGATCGACCTGATCGACCAGGCCGGGGCGCGCCTGCGCCTGACGCTCGGTGCGGGGGTCGACACCACCGCGCTGCTCGCGAGGCTGGCGACGCTCGAGGCCGACAAGAACGCGGCCGTCTCGGCCGAGCACTACGAGGAGGCGTCGCGCCTGCGCGACGAGATCGTCGCCGTGCAGACCGAGCTCGACGCCGCGACCGGGCACGCGACTCCGGAGGCGGTCGTCGGCGAGACCGAGATCGCCGCGGTCGTCGCCCGCGCCACCGGCATCCCGGTGTCGCGGCTGACCGAGGGGGAGCGCGATCGCCTCGCGCACCTCGAGACCGAGCTGCACCAGCGCGTCATCGGCCAGGACGACGCGGTCACCGCGGTCGCCCGCGCCGTGCGCCGCAGCCGCACCGGTCTGGGCGATGCCTCGCGCCCGGTCGGGTCCTTCCTCTTCCTCGGCCCGACGGGCGTGGGCAAGACCGAGCTGGCGCGGACCCTCGCGGGCTCGCTCTTCGCCGACGAGCAGTCGGTGATCCGCTTGGACATGAGCGAGTTCGGCGAGCGGCACACCGTCTCGCGCCTGGTCGGCGCCCCTCCCGGGTACGTCGGCTACGACGAGGCGGGCCAGCTCACCGAGCGCGTGCGCCGGAACCCCTACTCGGTCGTGCTCTTCGACGAGATCGAGAAGGCGCACCCCGACGTCTTCAACCTGCTGCTGCAGGTGCTCGACGACGGACGCCTGACCGACGGCCAGGGCCGGACGGTCGACTTCCGCAACACGGTGATCATCATGACCTCGAACCTGGGGTCGGAGTTCCTCGCCTCCCGCTCCGGAGCGCTCGGCTTCGTCGCGCAGAGCGACGCCTCGGCCGAGGGCTTCGCCTCGGAGAAGGACCTGCGCGACCGCGTCATGGGGCGCCTGCGCGAGGCGATGCGGCCCGAGTTCCTCAACCGCATCGACGAGATCGTGCTGTTCCGCCGCCTCGGCCGCGAGCAGCTGCGCGAGATCGTCTCGATCGTGCTCGACGCCACCCGGGCCCGCCTCGCGTCGCGCGAGGTCTCGCTCGAGGTGACCGAGTCGGCGATCGACTGGCTCGCCGAGCACGGCTACGAGCCGCAGTACGGGGCCCGGCCGCTGCGCCGCCTGGTGCAGCGCTCGGTCGACGACCGCATCGCCGATCTGTTCGTGAGCGGCGACGTGACCGACGGAGGCGCGGTGCGCGTCGACGCGGTCGGCGGCGAGCTGATCGTCACCTCGGCAGCGCAGCTGCCGCTGGCGGCGTAG